Proteins encoded within one genomic window of Kibdelosporangium phytohabitans:
- a CDS encoding response regulator: MTIRVLIVDDHLVVRAGLAALLAGEPDIEVAGECADADEAVRFAAAHRPDVVLMDLQLGAGPDGVDATTRLTGLPDPPKVLMLTTYDAEVDITRAVTAGATGYLLKAGPPDDLFRGIRAAARGETALAPQVAARLFGQMRAPAPALTARETEIVQLLAAGLSNRLIAGRLFISEATVKTHLVHIYDKLGVESRAGAVAVAAERRLIRIDNR, from the coding sequence ATGACCATCCGTGTGCTGATCGTCGACGACCACCTGGTGGTCCGGGCCGGACTGGCGGCGCTGCTGGCCGGGGAACCGGACATCGAGGTGGCCGGCGAATGCGCGGACGCGGACGAAGCGGTCCGGTTCGCCGCCGCGCACCGCCCGGACGTGGTGCTGATGGACCTCCAGCTCGGCGCCGGACCGGACGGTGTCGACGCCACCACCCGGCTGACCGGCCTGCCGGATCCGCCGAAGGTGCTGATGCTCACCACGTACGACGCCGAGGTGGACATCACCAGGGCGGTGACGGCGGGCGCGACCGGCTACCTGCTCAAGGCCGGTCCGCCGGACGACCTCTTCCGTGGCATCCGCGCGGCGGCACGCGGGGAGACCGCGTTGGCTCCCCAAGTGGCCGCACGACTGTTCGGGCAGATGCGCGCACCTGCACCGGCGCTGACCGCCCGCGAAACCGAGATCGTCCAGCTGCTCGCGGCAGGGCTGAGCAACCGGTTGATCGCGGGGCGGCTGTTCATCTCCGAGGCCACGGTGAAAACCCACCTCGTGCACATCTACGACAAGCTCGGTGTCGAAAGCCGGGCGGGCGCTGTGGCCGTCGCCGCCGAGCGACGGCTGATCCGGATCGACAACCGCTGA
- a CDS encoding sensor histidine kinase, which translates to MADTAAQDTSVGTRSTRLNAAMHAGFFLLLAASVSRFVSAHGLHGATPLILVLTGALTVVHVAGVLWWSGLGRWRPVWLAVVIATWLGLVVAAPSFAWCAVPLFFVCLQVLRPRAVVVVVVLFTVSVILAQVRVAPGFELSLVLAPVAVALIATMTFLQLDRDRLRQQELIGDLLRTRDELAESQRVAGVVQERERLAREIHDTLAQGLSSMRMLLQAALRSWTTQPDLARTHVTRAVDAAGDNLDEARRFVRDLSSPRLDGTDLTGPLRDLAEQTGTPDGPAVRFETSGDPYPLTPEVEAGLLRVAQGALANVTEHAQATRAAVTLTYLADEVVLDVRDDGAGFDPAAVRTTPGRGYGLRMIGERVSALGGTLVVESAPGEGTALAVTVPRPGAR; encoded by the coding sequence ATGGCGGACACCGCAGCGCAGGACACCTCGGTGGGAACGCGCAGCACACGGCTCAACGCCGCCATGCACGCGGGTTTCTTCCTGCTGCTCGCCGCGTCGGTGTCGCGATTCGTCAGCGCGCACGGACTGCACGGTGCCACTCCGCTGATCCTCGTGCTGACCGGCGCGTTGACCGTCGTCCACGTCGCCGGTGTGCTGTGGTGGTCCGGGCTCGGGCGGTGGCGTCCGGTGTGGCTGGCGGTGGTGATCGCGACCTGGCTCGGGCTGGTCGTCGCGGCGCCGAGTTTCGCCTGGTGCGCCGTGCCGCTGTTCTTCGTCTGCCTGCAAGTGCTGCGCCCGCGCGCGGTGGTCGTGGTGGTCGTGCTGTTCACCGTCTCGGTGATCCTCGCCCAGGTGCGCGTCGCGCCCGGATTCGAGTTGAGCCTGGTCCTCGCGCCGGTGGCGGTCGCGCTGATCGCCACGATGACGTTCCTGCAGCTGGACCGGGACCGGCTGCGCCAGCAGGAGCTCATCGGCGACCTGCTGCGCACGCGCGACGAACTCGCCGAGAGCCAGCGGGTGGCCGGAGTGGTCCAGGAACGGGAGCGGCTGGCGCGGGAGATCCACGACACCCTCGCCCAGGGCCTGTCGAGCATGCGGATGCTGCTGCAAGCCGCCCTGCGGTCGTGGACCACGCAGCCCGACCTGGCCAGGACGCACGTCACGCGAGCGGTCGACGCGGCCGGGGACAACCTCGACGAGGCACGGCGGTTCGTCCGTGACCTGAGTTCCCCACGGCTCGACGGCACGGACCTCACCGGCCCCCTGCGTGATCTCGCCGAGCAGACGGGCACGCCGGACGGGCCCGCAGTCCGGTTCGAAACCAGCGGGGACCCGTACCCGCTGACGCCGGAGGTCGAAGCGGGCCTGCTGCGGGTCGCGCAGGGCGCGCTGGCGAACGTGACCGAGCACGCGCAGGCGACCCGGGCCGCGGTCACCCTGACCTACCTGGCCGACGAGGTCGTGCTGGACGTCCGCGACGACGGCGCCGGTTTCGACCCGGCCGCGGTGCGTACCACCCCGGGCCGCGGCTACGGTCTGCGAATGATCGGCGAACGGGTCTCCGCGCTGGGCGGCACGCTGGTCGTCGAGAGCGCGCCGGGTGAGGGAACCGCGCTCGCGGTGACCGTGCCCAGGCCGGGGGCGCGATGA
- a CDS encoding GlcG/HbpS family heme-binding protein encodes MNAKIFRTRLAIGTATGVVTVAAAAGIAAAQDSRPAQPAPAAAAAQNVVQTEALGVDAATRAAQAVLAEARKGGHRVTVAVLDRSGSVRVLLKADGAGPQTEESAKRKAFTAVSFGQPTSALARNAQGDGPTIRDIPGTLFLGGGVPVTARSGPVAGIGVGGAPSGDLDERYANAGLKTLEQPR; translated from the coding sequence ATGAACGCCAAGATCTTCCGCACCCGGCTCGCCATCGGCACGGCGACCGGTGTCGTCACCGTCGCGGCCGCCGCCGGAATCGCCGCGGCACAGGACTCGAGGCCCGCACAGCCCGCGCCGGCAGCCGCCGCGGCGCAGAACGTGGTGCAGACCGAGGCGCTGGGCGTCGACGCGGCCACTCGTGCGGCGCAGGCGGTGCTGGCCGAGGCGAGGAAAGGCGGTCACCGGGTGACCGTGGCGGTGCTCGACCGGTCCGGTTCCGTGCGCGTGCTGCTCAAGGCGGACGGCGCCGGTCCGCAGACCGAGGAATCAGCCAAGCGCAAGGCGTTCACCGCCGTCTCGTTCGGACAGCCGACCTCGGCGCTCGCCAGGAACGCCCAGGGCGACGGCCCCACCATCAGGGACATCCCCGGCACCCTGTTCCTGGGCGGCGGCGTGCCGGTGACCGCCAGGAGCGGCCCGGTCGCAGGCATCGGCGTCGGCGGCGCGCCCAGCGGCGACCTCGACGAGCGCTACGCCAACGCAGGTCTCAAGACCCTCGAACAGCCCCGCTGA
- a CDS encoding threonine ammonia-lyase: protein MPETRLDTARIRAARRVIDPIFLDTPLYRCEALEPHLGCAVSVKLETANPVRSFKGRGTELVADQLADTGPRAAVCASVGNLGQALAWSGRKRGLDIAVVASRHATAAKLDRIRALGAKLELVDGDHELARARASAIAQRDGIRLVEDSLDIETCEGAATIGLELADAAPSFDTVLIALGGGAMATGVGHVLKTLAPNVEVVCVQPVGAPAMTRSWHERRVVTTDTIDTIADGVAGRCPIPEVLDDLLVVADDAVLVAEASIVAGMRLLHDHAGLIVEPSAALGIAAVLENRDRFADRHVVTIVCGSNVDVNAYHRWISPA, encoded by the coding sequence GTGCCGGAAACGCGTCTCGACACTGCCCGGATCCGGGCGGCTCGCCGGGTGATCGACCCGATCTTCCTCGACACTCCGCTCTACCGCTGCGAAGCGCTGGAGCCTCACCTCGGGTGCGCGGTGAGCGTCAAGCTCGAAACAGCCAACCCGGTCCGCAGCTTCAAAGGCCGGGGTACCGAGCTCGTCGCCGACCAGCTCGCCGACACCGGTCCGCGGGCCGCGGTGTGCGCCAGTGTGGGCAATCTCGGCCAGGCTCTCGCCTGGTCCGGCCGCAAGCGGGGACTCGACATCGCTGTCGTGGCATCCCGTCACGCGACGGCCGCCAAACTCGACCGCATCCGTGCGCTGGGCGCCAAGCTGGAGCTCGTGGACGGTGACCACGAGCTGGCTCGTGCACGCGCGTCCGCCATCGCACAGCGGGACGGCATCCGGCTGGTCGAGGACAGCCTGGACATCGAGACCTGCGAGGGCGCGGCGACCATCGGCCTGGAACTGGCCGACGCCGCGCCCTCCTTCGACACCGTCCTGATCGCGCTGGGCGGCGGGGCGATGGCCACCGGCGTCGGGCACGTGCTGAAAACGTTGGCGCCCAACGTCGAGGTGGTCTGCGTCCAGCCGGTGGGCGCACCGGCGATGACGCGTTCCTGGCACGAACGGCGCGTGGTCACCACCGACACGATCGACACCATCGCGGACGGCGTCGCCGGCCGGTGCCCCATCCCGGAGGTCCTCGACGATCTCCTCGTGGTCGCCGACGACGCCGTCCTGGTCGCGGAAGCCTCGATCGTGGCCGGGATGCGGTTGCTGCACGACCACGCCGGGCTCATCGTCGAACCGTCGGCCGCGCTCGGCATCGCCGCCGTCCTGGAGAACCGCGACCGCTTCGCCGACCGGCACGTCGTCACCATCGTGTGCGGCAGCAACGTCGACGTGAACGCCTACCACCGCTGGATCAGCCCGGCTTGA
- a CDS encoding FAD-dependent oxidoreductase: protein MVHVLIIGAGTGGMALAHGLRREGISVAVYERYRTRTDGLHGYRVGINSDGSRALRKLLPPELFDTFAATCAKPLTQGTMFTEKLSTVLELPFPDMSGQPDSERSVSRMTLRQVLLTGAEGFVHFDKEFTRYEQHDDGTVTAYFADGTSATGDLLVAADGTRSRVRQQYLPHAEIVDAGVISLAGKVPLTEQVRALLPAKMLRGTSMIFAPRGLFAITHVMEFPWDERGVPKQGAGSTDAELISRWPGLQFDNTRDYILWGVSAATPQLPGDTLTKRGKDIVETAKNLTPTWNPILHRLFDMSDPGSCFTAAIATSKPVPQWETTTVTLLGDAIHTMTPGRGAGANTALRDAALLCRKLSDVHHGKRALLDAVREYETKMIDYGFKAVADSLENQGGDNPLYKPVIGRTLLAGMRTAMRTANLFPPVRRKMAAGMLRDRGADRPED from the coding sequence TTGGTCCATGTCCTGATCATCGGGGCGGGTACCGGCGGAATGGCGCTGGCGCACGGGTTGCGACGCGAAGGGATCAGCGTCGCCGTGTACGAGCGCTACCGGACCAGAACCGACGGATTGCACGGCTACCGCGTCGGCATCAACTCCGACGGCAGCAGAGCGCTGCGCAAGCTGCTACCGCCCGAACTGTTCGACACGTTCGCGGCGACGTGCGCCAAACCCCTGACCCAGGGAACCATGTTCACCGAGAAACTCTCCACCGTGCTGGAACTGCCGTTTCCCGACATGTCCGGCCAGCCGGACAGCGAACGGTCGGTCAGCAGGATGACGTTGCGGCAAGTACTGCTCACCGGCGCAGAGGGGTTCGTCCATTTCGACAAGGAGTTCACCCGCTACGAACAACACGACGACGGCACGGTCACCGCGTACTTCGCCGACGGCACCAGTGCCACGGGTGACCTGTTGGTCGCCGCCGACGGCACACGGTCGCGCGTGCGTCAGCAATACCTGCCGCACGCGGAGATCGTGGACGCGGGCGTCATCTCGTTGGCGGGCAAGGTCCCGCTCACCGAGCAGGTCCGTGCGCTGTTACCGGCCAAGATGCTGCGCGGCACGTCGATGATCTTCGCACCGCGTGGCCTGTTCGCCATCACGCACGTGATGGAATTCCCGTGGGACGAACGCGGAGTGCCGAAGCAGGGCGCGGGCAGCACCGACGCGGAACTGATCTCCCGCTGGCCGGGACTGCAGTTCGACAACACCCGCGACTACATCCTGTGGGGCGTGAGCGCGGCGACGCCGCAGCTGCCCGGCGACACGCTCACCAAGCGCGGCAAAGACATCGTCGAGACCGCCAAGAACCTGACGCCGACCTGGAACCCGATCCTGCACCGCCTGTTCGACATGTCCGACCCAGGCTCGTGTTTCACGGCCGCCATCGCCACCTCCAAACCCGTGCCGCAGTGGGAAACCACGACCGTCACCCTGCTCGGCGACGCGATCCACACCATGACACCCGGGCGTGGAGCGGGTGCCAACACAGCACTGCGCGACGCGGCACTGTTGTGCCGCAAGCTCAGCGACGTCCACCACGGCAAGCGGGCACTGCTGGACGCAGTCCGCGAGTACGAGACCAAGATGATCGACTACGGCTTCAAAGCGGTCGCGGACTCACTGGAGAACCAGGGCGGCGACAACCCGCTGTACAAGCCGGTCATCGGACGCACTCTCCTGGCGGGAATGCGTACCGCGATGCGGACCGCGAACCTGTTTCCCCCTGTCCGCCGCAAAATGGCCGCGGGCATGCTCCGCGACCGGGGCGCAGACCGCCCCGAGGACTAA
- a CDS encoding PadR family transcriptional regulator, giving the protein MSTPGRPSLLAFVLLGLLQEARMHPYEMQRLLKERRKDRVVNIKERSSFYQAIARLERDGLIAVHETVQAAPRPERTVYAITGQGRQAFQTWLRSMLSQPRETFGEFPVAISYLPLLEVSEGLRLLETRRAALAADAAEVKQKLAEGAAALPRLLLLEEELRQAVVTAELDWLSSLIDDIAAGGVTWSAESVAEQIRLLSPPTSDE; this is encoded by the coding sequence ATGAGTACGCCCGGCCGTCCCTCTCTCCTCGCGTTCGTCCTGCTCGGCCTGCTGCAGGAAGCGCGCATGCATCCGTACGAGATGCAGCGGCTGCTCAAGGAGCGCCGCAAGGACCGGGTGGTCAACATCAAGGAACGCAGCAGCTTCTACCAGGCGATCGCCCGGCTGGAGCGGGACGGGCTGATCGCCGTGCACGAGACAGTCCAGGCCGCACCCCGGCCCGAGCGGACCGTGTACGCGATCACCGGCCAGGGACGGCAGGCGTTCCAGACGTGGTTGCGCAGCATGCTTTCCCAGCCGCGGGAGACGTTCGGCGAGTTCCCGGTGGCGATCTCCTACCTGCCGCTGCTCGAGGTCTCCGAAGGCCTGCGGCTGCTGGAAACACGGCGGGCCGCGCTGGCGGCCGACGCCGCGGAGGTCAAGCAGAAGCTCGCCGAAGGCGCCGCTGCGCTGCCTCGTTTGCTGCTGCTGGAGGAGGAACTGCGGCAGGCCGTCGTCACCGCGGAACTGGACTGGCTGAGCTCGTTGATCGACGACATCGCCGCCGGCGGGGTGACCTGGTCGGCGGAGTCCGTCGCCGAGCAGATCCGCCTGCTCAGCCCGCCCACATCAGACGAATGA
- a CDS encoding response regulator transcription factor has product MIVLTTFDLDECVYASLAAGATGFLLKDTTAGRILAAVRTIAAGGRAARAADHPTGGRPVGARRGDREDG; this is encoded by the coding sequence GTGATCGTGCTGACCACGTTCGACCTGGACGAGTGCGTCTACGCCTCGCTGGCCGCCGGGGCAACGGGTTTCCTGCTCAAGGACACGACCGCCGGCCGGATCCTCGCCGCGGTGCGCACGATCGCGGCCGGCGGTCGTGCTGCTCGCGCCGCAGATCACCCAACGGGTGGTCGCCCGGTTGGTGCTCGGCGAGGCGACCGTGAAGACGGGTGA
- a CDS encoding response regulator transcription factor: MTIRVPVTDDQSFIRTGLVTLFTAAPGLEVVGEAADGEQAAALAAPDVVLMDIRMPSSTVSRPPGGSSPNRPEARRG, from the coding sequence ATGACCATCCGCGTGCCCGTCACCGACGACCAGTCGTTCATCCGGACCGGTCTGGTCACGCTGTTCACCGCAGCGCCGGGGCTGGAGGTGGTGGGCGAAGCCGCTGACGGTGAGCAGGCCGCCGCGCTCGCCGCGCCGGACGTGGTCCTGATGGACATCCGGATGCCGTCCTCGACGGTATCGCGGCCACCAGGCGGATCCTCGCCGAACCGGCCGGAGGCGCGCCGCGGGTGA
- a CDS encoding serine hydrolase, whose product MLQHELPPRRHARGTDHRALRGRRGDSPDHRPPRAHHDVLPEGLRDLGPWATPSRLRRRRGRALRLHQPNMSWAGAAGAMAGTGEDLNLFFAALLSGRLLPPAQLAEMKRTVPATLFPHAGHGLGLVGFPLSCGVDIWGHGGTLPGYRTCGGVTADGRAVNASVNQIAESPDGSIHVMRVVDTAVCSPS is encoded by the coding sequence GTGCTCCAGCACGAACTACCTCCTCGCCGGCATGCTCGTGGAACGGATCACCGGGCGCTCCGTGGCCGACGAGGTGACTCGCCGGACCATCGTCCCCCTCGGGCTCACCACGACGTACTACCCGAAGGACTACGAGACCTGGGTCCATGGGCCACACCCTCGCGGCTACGTCGACGTCGCGGGCGGGCGCTACGACTACACCAACCGAACATGTCGTGGGCCGGAGCGGCCGGGGCGATGGCCGGCACGGGCGAGGACCTGAACCTTTTCTTCGCCGCGCTGCTGTCCGGGCGGTTGCTGCCACCGGCGCAGCTGGCCGAGATGAAGCGGACGGTCCCGGCCACGCTGTTCCCGCACGCCGGTCACGGTCTCGGGCTCGTCGGTTTCCCGCTGTCCTGCGGCGTGGACATCTGGGGTCACGGCGGCACTCTGCCCGGTTACCGCACCTGCGGCGGCGTCACCGCTGATGGTCGTGCGGTGAACGCGTCGGTCAACCAGATCGCCGAGTCGCCGGACGGTTCGATCCACGTCATGCGTGTGGTCGACACCGCCGTCTGCTCGCCATCCTGA
- a CDS encoding MFS transporter, translating into MTAQRLLLPIILSGTFVQLFSVTVMQVAVVDVRQDLGATAGEGQLVLAGYTLTYACSLIVSARLGDRYGYRRLFVVGMAVFTAASVGAAAAPSAWVLIIGRLAQGFGSGLMAPQILSIIQSAVPAHRRPAALSAFGATMAAASLAGPVLGGVLIQLDPLGLGWRAAMLLTVPVGVAALALSPALPIPERRTAKRVDPVGASLSLLGLALLVFPLTTGQDAGRPLWTWVSLALAAVALTGFAISQRRVADPLVHPSTVAEPATRWGLGVVLVFNAGVPSFTLSLSTHLQGAQGWSPLQAGLGVTPYAIGALAGSAVATSLGRRYGPWALAAAPLAMGLVSLVVPMTISDLLWVYWLALCLGGFGFGVFTASAFTQIITRVRPEAATSVSGLFPTAQQLGGTLGVTFAGMAYAAPGDALWNAMTYEAAAFALAAVCAAVFARRDCRGAGVAPPRQSQWGIGDPGPASRCSVPRPTVRMASRRRCRPHA; encoded by the coding sequence GTGACCGCGCAGCGCCTCCTCCTCCCGATCATCCTGTCCGGCACGTTCGTCCAGTTGTTCAGCGTGACGGTCATGCAAGTGGCTGTCGTGGATGTCCGGCAGGATCTCGGCGCCACGGCAGGGGAAGGTCAGCTGGTTCTCGCCGGTTACACCCTCACGTACGCCTGTTCGCTGATCGTGTCGGCACGGTTGGGCGACCGGTACGGCTACCGGCGGTTGTTCGTCGTGGGGATGGCTGTGTTCACCGCCGCTTCGGTCGGAGCGGCGGCGGCCCCCAGTGCGTGGGTCCTGATCATCGGACGCCTGGCGCAAGGGTTCGGCAGCGGGCTCATGGCGCCGCAGATCCTGTCGATCATCCAGTCGGCCGTGCCCGCGCACCGCAGGCCCGCCGCGTTGAGCGCGTTCGGCGCGACCATGGCGGCGGCGTCGCTGGCGGGTCCGGTGCTCGGCGGTGTCCTGATCCAACTCGATCCGCTGGGCCTGGGCTGGCGCGCGGCGATGCTGCTGACGGTGCCCGTCGGGGTCGCCGCCCTCGCCCTGTCCCCCGCGCTGCCCATCCCTGAGCGGCGAACGGCGAAACGAGTCGATCCGGTCGGGGCGAGCCTGAGCTTGCTGGGCCTCGCGCTGCTGGTTTTCCCGCTGACGACGGGACAGGACGCGGGCCGGCCACTGTGGACCTGGGTCAGCCTGGCACTGGCCGCGGTGGCGCTGACCGGGTTCGCGATTTCCCAGCGCAGGGTGGCCGATCCGCTCGTCCATCCGTCCACAGTGGCCGAACCGGCGACGAGGTGGGGACTGGGTGTCGTGCTGGTGTTCAACGCGGGCGTGCCGTCCTTCACGCTGTCGCTGTCGACGCACTTGCAGGGCGCACAGGGCTGGAGTCCGCTGCAGGCCGGTCTCGGCGTGACCCCGTACGCCATCGGCGCCCTGGCCGGCAGCGCAGTCGCGACCAGCCTGGGCAGGCGTTACGGGCCTTGGGCACTCGCTGCCGCGCCGCTCGCGATGGGGCTTGTGTCGCTCGTCGTCCCGATGACCATCAGCGACCTGCTGTGGGTGTACTGGCTCGCGTTGTGCCTCGGTGGTTTCGGTTTCGGCGTGTTCACCGCGTCGGCGTTCACGCAGATCATCACCAGGGTCCGGCCCGAGGCCGCCACCTCGGTCTCCGGGCTGTTCCCCACCGCCCAACAGCTGGGTGGGACGTTGGGCGTGACGTTCGCCGGTATGGCGTACGCGGCGCCCGGGGACGCGCTGTGGAACGCGATGACCTACGAAGCGGCGGCGTTCGCGTTGGCCGCAGTCTGCGCAGCCGTGTTCGCGCGGCGGGACTGCCGAGGTGCGGGGGTCGCGCCACCTCGGCAGTCGCAGTGGGGCATCGGAGATCCGGGCCCCGCATCCCGTTGTTCCGTGCCCAGGCCGACGGTCAGGATGGCGAGCAGACGGCGGTGTCGACCACACGCATGA
- a CDS encoding alpha/beta fold hydrolase translates to MSPPDTVILLVHGAWHSALHWVSTQRFLARDGLAGVAVDLPGAGFGAPVPTGYFQPGQPGLASEKSALANVTLQDAAEVVLDALASARTRYRRVVLVAHSAGGSPASAAAEQAPELVDQLVYLSAFVPAGRPRFADYIGAKENADAVQVPPVADPAEIGAFRINPLSPDPAVVDVIRRAFLNDLPAGSSQAWRHFLHPDHPFSNFTTAVTVTPERWGRLPRSYVRLTDDLALPPATQDLMIHEADQVTPDNPLRVHSLPGGHSPFVTRPQELATLFAAIASRSDAR, encoded by the coding sequence GTGAGCCCGCCCGATACCGTCATCCTGCTGGTGCACGGCGCCTGGCACTCCGCGCTGCACTGGGTGTCGACGCAGCGCTTCCTCGCCAGGGACGGGCTGGCCGGCGTTGCCGTCGACCTGCCGGGAGCCGGGTTCGGCGCACCGGTCCCCACCGGGTACTTCCAGCCGGGCCAGCCCGGGCTCGCCAGCGAGAAATCAGCGCTGGCCAACGTCACGCTGCAGGACGCCGCGGAGGTGGTGCTCGACGCGCTGGCCAGTGCGCGCACGCGGTACCGGCGTGTGGTCCTCGTCGCGCACAGTGCCGGTGGTTCCCCGGCATCGGCCGCCGCCGAGCAGGCGCCTGAGCTCGTCGACCAGTTGGTGTACCTCTCCGCGTTCGTGCCCGCGGGCAGGCCCCGGTTCGCCGACTACATCGGCGCCAAGGAGAACGCGGACGCCGTGCAGGTGCCGCCGGTCGCCGACCCGGCGGAGATCGGCGCGTTCCGGATCAACCCGCTGTCGCCCGACCCGGCCGTGGTCGACGTGATCCGCCGGGCCTTCCTCAACGACCTCCCCGCGGGCAGCTCGCAGGCGTGGCGCCATTTCCTGCACCCGGATCACCCGTTCTCGAACTTCACCACAGCGGTGACGGTCACGCCCGAACGCTGGGGACGCCTCCCCCGCTCCTACGTCAGGCTGACCGACGACCTCGCCTTGCCGCCCGCGACCCAGGACCTGATGATCCATGAGGCCGACCAGGTCACGCCGGACAACCCGTTGCGGGTGCATTCCCTGCCGGGCGGTCACTCGCCGTTCGTGACGCGCCCGCAGGAGCTGGCGACGCTGTTCGCCGCGATCGCGTCGCGAAGCGATGCCCGGTGA
- a CDS encoding LysR family transcriptional regulator, which translates to MEARHLRYALALAEHQHFGRAAASLGIAQPPLSTQIAALEREIGERLFDRTARGVFPTAAGEAFLVRARGALTEMSRARVDAGRAARGETGRLRLGFIGSALLDPLPGVIGRFRRTHPDVRLTLQELECPSAALLAGELDVAVGRGSPRGAGAEDLVTVPIGADHLIAVVSTAHPFAGRPSVGIGQLAQEPLVVSADAASTYLRPLFNPDPTVLDTAAIARDIHTIAGLAACCAGVGLGPNRMRMIARKDIWFCDVEPRFRLPDLRMSVRVTDSSPVLAAFLSVVRQNCADVGARLDDLLARHPAAAGR; encoded by the coding sequence GTGGAAGCCCGACACTTGCGCTACGCCCTCGCGCTCGCCGAACACCAGCACTTCGGGCGAGCCGCGGCGTCACTCGGCATCGCCCAGCCGCCGCTGTCGACCCAGATCGCCGCACTCGAACGGGAGATCGGCGAGCGGCTGTTCGACCGCACGGCACGCGGCGTTTTCCCCACCGCGGCAGGAGAAGCCTTCCTCGTCAGGGCACGCGGCGCGCTCACCGAGATGAGCCGTGCCCGGGTCGACGCGGGCAGGGCGGCGCGCGGGGAGACCGGGCGGCTGCGGCTCGGGTTCATCGGATCGGCGCTGCTCGACCCGCTGCCCGGCGTGATCGGCCGGTTCCGCCGGACCCACCCGGACGTCCGCCTCACCCTGCAGGAACTGGAATGCCCGTCGGCGGCCCTGCTCGCGGGCGAGCTGGACGTCGCGGTCGGCCGAGGCAGCCCGCGCGGCGCGGGCGCGGAAGACCTGGTCACCGTGCCCATCGGCGCGGACCACCTGATAGCCGTGGTCTCCACGGCGCATCCCTTCGCCGGGCGCCCGTCCGTCGGCATCGGGCAACTGGCCCAGGAACCGCTCGTGGTCAGCGCGGACGCGGCGAGCACGTATCTCAGACCGCTGTTCAACCCGGACCCGACCGTGCTCGACACGGCGGCGATCGCGCGTGACATCCACACGATCGCCGGACTCGCCGCGTGCTGCGCCGGAGTCGGGCTCGGCCCGAACCGGATGCGCATGATCGCCCGCAAGGACATCTGGTTCTGCGACGTCGAACCCCGGTTCCGCCTGCCGGACCTGCGGATGTCCGTACGGGTCACCGATTCGTCGCCGGTGCTCGCGGCGTTCCTGTCCGTCGTCCGGCAGAACTGCGCGGACGTCGGCGCCAGGCTCGACGACCTCCTGGCCAGGCACCCGGCCGCGGCCGGGCGGTGA
- a CDS encoding LLM class flavin-dependent oxidoreductase, which produces MNDGTLRYGVYLPPFGPFGDPKVLVELAVRAEAAGWDGVFLWDHVVGAVPPIADAWTSLAAMAQATGNLLLGPTVTPLPRRRPWTVARQASTISRLSGGRLVVGTGLGSDESGDFSGFGEATDLAARSSMFAEGLEVMRAMWAGTAVAHHGSHYQVSLPATEPEPHRIPVWVASSTNHPRVLARAVGCDGIFPNPEDHELTPREVADLREALGDAGLPADRPFDIAVRGNVSPAWQEDMTADLKGLAAAGMTWWLESLIHFDPLDLSMAIVDAGPPRV; this is translated from the coding sequence ATGAATGACGGCACACTGCGCTACGGCGTGTACCTTCCGCCGTTCGGTCCGTTCGGTGATCCGAAGGTTCTCGTCGAACTGGCGGTACGCGCGGAAGCCGCGGGCTGGGACGGGGTGTTCCTGTGGGATCACGTGGTCGGCGCCGTTCCGCCGATCGCCGACGCGTGGACCTCGCTGGCCGCCATGGCGCAGGCGACCGGGAACCTGCTGCTGGGCCCGACGGTCACCCCGCTGCCACGGCGTCGCCCCTGGACGGTCGCCCGGCAGGCGTCCACCATCAGCAGGCTGTCGGGCGGGCGACTGGTCGTCGGTACCGGTCTCGGGTCCGACGAATCCGGTGACTTCAGCGGGTTCGGGGAGGCCACGGATCTGGCGGCGCGCTCGTCTATGTTCGCCGAAGGGCTGGAAGTGATGCGGGCGATGTGGGCGGGTACGGCCGTGGCGCACCACGGCTCGCACTACCAGGTGAGCCTGCCGGCGACCGAGCCGGAACCACACCGCATCCCGGTCTGGGTGGCCAGTTCCACGAATCACCCGCGCGTGCTGGCCCGTGCCGTCGGCTGTGACGGGATCTTCCCCAACCCGGAGGACCACGAACTGACCCCGCGCGAGGTCGCCGACCTCCGCGAAGCGCTGGGCGACGCCGGTCTGCCCGCCGACCGGCCGTTCGACATCGCCGTGCGCGGCAACGTGAGCCCGGCGTGGCAGGAGGACATGACCGCCGACCTCAAGGGACTCGCCGCGGCGGGCATGACCTGGTGGCTGGAGTCCCTGATCCACTTCGACCCGCTGGACCTGTCGATGGCGATCGTCGACGCCGGGCCGCCCCGCGTCTGA